From the genome of Xiphophorus hellerii strain 12219 chromosome 11, Xiphophorus_hellerii-4.1, whole genome shotgun sequence, one region includes:
- the vezf1a gene encoding vascular endothelial zinc finger 1 isoform X1 translates to MVHQATDRTNKYQANEALHHQHQVAQNSLLPLLNAGAEQIDQKPVLPIQIDQKPPVSAAELLKDNVASGGGQRPLVPVIKKEHKGKTPFVCGYCNKAFRDSYHLRRHESSHTGIKMVSRPKKTAQTAPTMVPMIASMPRENNGNSYISTVAGILSTATTSVSSGTSIMTSSAMGNMQQQNIPKKPPKPVKKNHGCEMCGKAFRDVYHLNRHKLSHSDEKPFECPICQQRFKRKDRMTYHVRSHDGGVHKPYVCSVCGKGFSRPDHLSCHVKHVHSSERPFKCQVTACTSAFATKDRLRSHMIRHEGKVTCSICGKMLSAAYITSHLKTHGQSNFNSCNKGNEVCNSASATPVTISAPITSAMNRGNNNNNPVTIAAQMNISTNTVNITSPVSLQHPVTITGPVNIASVNIPATAPMNIAHPVAITTPMPMNIAGPLNIAMRPVDSMPFLSQVLPSSPPW, encoded by the exons ATGGTGCACCAGGCCacagacagaacaaacaaatat cagGCCAATGAAGCCCTCCACCACCAGCACCAGGTGGCCCAGAATAGCCTGCTGCCACTTCTCAATGCTGGAGCAGAGCAAATTGACCAGAAGCCTGTCCTGCCTATCCAGATAGACCAGAAACCCCCCGTCAGTGCTGCTGAACTCCTGAAAGACAATGTGGCCAGCGGAGGAGGTCAGCGGCCACTGGTGCCTGTGATAAAGAAGGAACACAAAGGCAAAACGCCTTTCGTCTGTGGTTACTGTAACAAGGCCTTCCGAGACAGCTACCACCTGAGACGCCACGAGTCCAGCCACACCGGCATCAAGATGGTGTCGCGTCCGAAGAAGACGGCCCAAACCGCCCCCACCATGGTACCCATGATCGCCTCCATGCCACGGGAGAACAACGGCAACTCCTACATCTCTACGGTAGCGGGTATCCTCTCCACGGCGACCACCTCGGTGTCTTCGGGCACCAGCATCATGACGTCGTCCGCGATGGGCAACATGCAGCAGCAAAACATCCCCAAGAAGCCCCCCAAACCCGTCAAGAAAAACCACGGCTGCGAGATGTGCGGCAAGGCCTTCCGCGACGTCTACCACCTGAACCGCCACAAGCTGTCCCATTCGGACGAGAAGCCGTTCGAGTGTCCCATCTGCCAGCAGCGCTTTAAGAGGAAGGATCGAATGACCTACCATGTTCGCTCTCATGACGGAGGCGTCCACAAGCCCTACGTGTGTTCTGTGTGTGGAAAAGGCTTTTCCAG gccAGACCATTTGAGCTGCCATGTGAAGCATGTGCACTCCTCAGAAAGACCATTTAAATGTCAAGTAACG GCCTGTACCTCCGCTTTCGCCACCAAAGACAGACTCCGCTCCCACATGATCCGACATGAAGGCAAGGTCACCTGTAGCATCTGTGGGAAGATGCTGAGTGCAGCCTACATCACCAGTCATTTGAAGACCCACGGGCAGTCCAACTTTAACTCCTGTAACAAAG GTAATGAAGTCTGCAACTCGGCCTCAGCGACACCCGTGACCATCTCTGCCCCCATCACCTCCGCAATGAACCggggcaacaacaacaacaaccccGTCACCATAGCCGCACAAATGAACATTAGCACCAACACAGTCAACATCACGTCTCCCGTCAGCCTCCAGCACCCGGTCACCATCACCGGGCCCGTCAACATCGCCTCTGTGAACATCCCCGCCACGGCGCCCATGAATATCGCCCACCCGGTCGCAATAACCACCCCCATGCCCATGAATATAGCCGGTCCGTTAAACATTGCAATGAGGCCAGTCGATAGCATGCCTTTTCTGTCCCAAGTCTTGCCTTCTTCCCCAccttggtaa
- the vezf1a gene encoding vascular endothelial zinc finger 1 isoform X2: protein MEPSWSTFLFQQANEALHHQHQVAQNSLLPLLNAGAEQIDQKPVLPIQIDQKPPVSAAELLKDNVASGGGQRPLVPVIKKEHKGKTPFVCGYCNKAFRDSYHLRRHESSHTGIKMVSRPKKTAQTAPTMVPMIASMPRENNGNSYISTVAGILSTATTSVSSGTSIMTSSAMGNMQQQNIPKKPPKPVKKNHGCEMCGKAFRDVYHLNRHKLSHSDEKPFECPICQQRFKRKDRMTYHVRSHDGGVHKPYVCSVCGKGFSRPDHLSCHVKHVHSSERPFKCQVTACTSAFATKDRLRSHMIRHEGKVTCSICGKMLSAAYITSHLKTHGQSNFNSCNKGNEVCNSASATPVTISAPITSAMNRGNNNNNPVTIAAQMNISTNTVNITSPVSLQHPVTITGPVNIASVNIPATAPMNIAHPVAITTPMPMNIAGPLNIAMRPVDSMPFLSQVLPSSPPW from the exons ATGGAGCCGAGCTGGAGTACGTTTCTCTTCCAA cagGCCAATGAAGCCCTCCACCACCAGCACCAGGTGGCCCAGAATAGCCTGCTGCCACTTCTCAATGCTGGAGCAGAGCAAATTGACCAGAAGCCTGTCCTGCCTATCCAGATAGACCAGAAACCCCCCGTCAGTGCTGCTGAACTCCTGAAAGACAATGTGGCCAGCGGAGGAGGTCAGCGGCCACTGGTGCCTGTGATAAAGAAGGAACACAAAGGCAAAACGCCTTTCGTCTGTGGTTACTGTAACAAGGCCTTCCGAGACAGCTACCACCTGAGACGCCACGAGTCCAGCCACACCGGCATCAAGATGGTGTCGCGTCCGAAGAAGACGGCCCAAACCGCCCCCACCATGGTACCCATGATCGCCTCCATGCCACGGGAGAACAACGGCAACTCCTACATCTCTACGGTAGCGGGTATCCTCTCCACGGCGACCACCTCGGTGTCTTCGGGCACCAGCATCATGACGTCGTCCGCGATGGGCAACATGCAGCAGCAAAACATCCCCAAGAAGCCCCCCAAACCCGTCAAGAAAAACCACGGCTGCGAGATGTGCGGCAAGGCCTTCCGCGACGTCTACCACCTGAACCGCCACAAGCTGTCCCATTCGGACGAGAAGCCGTTCGAGTGTCCCATCTGCCAGCAGCGCTTTAAGAGGAAGGATCGAATGACCTACCATGTTCGCTCTCATGACGGAGGCGTCCACAAGCCCTACGTGTGTTCTGTGTGTGGAAAAGGCTTTTCCAG gccAGACCATTTGAGCTGCCATGTGAAGCATGTGCACTCCTCAGAAAGACCATTTAAATGTCAAGTAACG GCCTGTACCTCCGCTTTCGCCACCAAAGACAGACTCCGCTCCCACATGATCCGACATGAAGGCAAGGTCACCTGTAGCATCTGTGGGAAGATGCTGAGTGCAGCCTACATCACCAGTCATTTGAAGACCCACGGGCAGTCCAACTTTAACTCCTGTAACAAAG GTAATGAAGTCTGCAACTCGGCCTCAGCGACACCCGTGACCATCTCTGCCCCCATCACCTCCGCAATGAACCggggcaacaacaacaacaaccccGTCACCATAGCCGCACAAATGAACATTAGCACCAACACAGTCAACATCACGTCTCCCGTCAGCCTCCAGCACCCGGTCACCATCACCGGGCCCGTCAACATCGCCTCTGTGAACATCCCCGCCACGGCGCCCATGAATATCGCCCACCCGGTCGCAATAACCACCCCCATGCCCATGAATATAGCCGGTCCGTTAAACATTGCAATGAGGCCAGTCGATAGCATGCCTTTTCTGTCCCAAGTCTTGCCTTCTTCCCCAccttggtaa